One Oncorhynchus clarkii lewisi isolate Uvic-CL-2024 chromosome 28, UVic_Ocla_1.0, whole genome shotgun sequence genomic region harbors:
- the LOC139386952 gene encoding zinc finger protein 84 isoform X1 codes for MYCRSSSTQMMSPVNYDFQDIRPVTLHLPEETVTSLYCVTAKGLEAQVASLVEAFLVEVYRCRVCQFTSGLKGSIQTHVLERHDLGASSCPGLPCLEKDNGLETGVGVDREDDDDDELDQNGSPGYNLEDDLHSVSKDADDDQMDHMGLERMSFLLPMYGMLPNISPQSCDMALSSNSDGSLHVAQTCEVSTLFEEDERHGEEDEEESVFRLDAADSVNLSCPMGSVVINEAKDDEMAQSAHLMTLGLCRISTANKGLSGRAVTQLPSTPIGQEGLESDTSLDDKMDDKMPQSQGKQSPPPHGSKQRRSLFCVLCRATLTSRHLLEVHLKCHNGDRGFKCLQCGWTSAGWGEMERHWRAHGKRMRRGKKEKERGSRPHGCQVCLRKFRSVKSRDAHERRHHSQRRSPQECFTCQHCDYSDKSWDKLHKHILSEHKAFGDRLTNPDGLSTHVVCALRKFTHESNYPQDLQGVEPEKWNTWRPKQRGRKDGEEGREERREEQGQKAEESVRKKGRKEFCCALCNRKFSTKLTMRRHMGIHQGDKPFECPHCHYSTRLKASLVQHLRVHTGEKPFKCLQCPYASIDSSSLRRHSRTHTQERPYCCQYCPYSSIQKKSLDLHARRHHTGESFPCHLCPYATPDRQLLLRHVRKHHSSEPSHVLGPRTPKRLKSSVSAGRVQ; via the exons ATGTATTGTAGatctag CTCAACCCAGATGATGAGTCCAGTCAATTATGATTTCCAGGACATCAGGCCAGTCACACTACACCTTCCAGAAGAGACGGTCACCTCCTTGTACTGTGTCACTGCTAAGGGGCTGGAGGCCCAAGTGGCTTCCTTAGTCGAAGCCTTCCTGGTTGAAGTCTACCGCTGCAGAGTGTGCCAGTTCACCAGTGGCCTAAAAGGCAGTATCCAAACACACGTACTGGAGAGGCACGATTTAGGAGCCTCCTCCTGCCCTGGTCTTCCCTGTCTTGAGAAGGACAATGGCCTTGAGACAGGGGTGGGAGTTGACagagaagatgatgatgatgatgaactgGACCAAAATGGCTCCCCAGGCTACAACCTGGAGGATGACCTCCATTCTGTCTCAAAGGATGCTGATGATGACCAGATGGATCATATGGGCTTGGAGCGCATGTCCTTCCTGCTGCCCATGTACGGCATGCTGCCCAATATCAgtccccagtcatgtgacatgGCCCTGAGTTCCAACTCGGACGGGAGCCTCCACGTTGCACAGACCTGTGAG GTGAGCACTTTGTTTGAGGAGGACGAGAGACATGGTGAGGAGGACGAAGAGGAGAGCGTGTTCCGATTGGATGCTGCCGACTCCGTCAACCTGTCGTGTCCAATGGGCTCGGTGGTGATAAACGAGGCCAAGGATGATGAAAtggcccagtcagctcacctcatGACCCTGGGCCTCTGTCGCATCTCCACAGCCAACAAGGGCCTCTCAGGCCGAGCGGTTACCCAGCTTCCCTCAACTCCCATCGGGCAAGAGGGTTTGGAGTCAGACACCTCCCTGGATGACAAGATGGATGACAAAATGCCCCAGTCCCAGGGAAAGCAGTCCCCTCCTCCTCATGGCTCCAAGCAGCGGAGGTCACTGTTTTGTGTCCTCTGCCGCGCCACCCTGACCTCTAGACACTTGCTTGAGGTCCACCTTAAATGCCACAACGGGGACAGGGGCTTCAAGTGCCTTCAGTGCGGCTGGACGTCGGCCGGGTGGGGGGAGATGGAGCGCCACTGGAGGGCCCACGGGAAGAGGATGCGGCGAgggaaaaaagagaaagagagggggtcaAGGCCCCATGGCTGCCAGGTTTGTCTCCGGAAGTTCCGGAGTGTTAAGTCCCGGGATGCACATGAGCGGCGGCACCACAGTCAACGGCGGAGTCCTCAAGAATGCTTCACGTGCCAGCACTGTGACTACAGTG aTAAGTCGTGGGACAAACTGCACAAACACATTCTCTCAGAGCACAAAGCCTTTGGGGACAGACTGACAAACCCGGATGGACTGAGCACCCATGTTGT GTGTGCTTTGAGGAAGTTCACCCACGAAAGTAATTACCCACAAGATCTGCAAGGAGTGGAGCCAGAAAAGTGGAATACGTGGAGGCCGAAGCAGAGGGGAAGAAAGGACGGcgaggagggcagagaggagcGCAGAGAGGAGCAAGGGCAGAAAGCCGAGGAATCGGTGAGGAAGAAAGGGAGGAAAGAGTTCTGCTGTGCCCTCTGCAACAG GAAGTTCTCCACCAAGCTGACCATGCGTCGCCACATGGGCATCCACCAGGGGGACAAGCCCTTTGAGTGTCCCCATTGCCACTACAGCACCCGGCTCAAGGCCTCACTGGTACAGCACCTCCGTGTTCATACAG GTGAGAAGCCCTTCAAATGCCTTCAGTGTCCCTACGCCTCCATCGACAGCAGCTCCCTGCGCCGACACtcccgcacgcacacacaggagAGGCCCTACTGCTGCCAGTACTGTCCCTACAGCag CATCCAGAAAAAGAGCTTAGATCTCCACGCACGACGCCACCACACAGGCGAGTCTTTCCCCTGCCACCTCTGTCCGTACGCTACACCGGATCGCCAGCTGCTGCTGCGCCATGTGCGCAAGCACCACTCTTCTGAACCATCCCACGTATTGGGACCAAGGACACCCAAACGTCTCAAATCCTCTGTCTCTGCAGGAAGGGTCCAGTAA
- the LOC139386952 gene encoding zinc finger protein 84 isoform X2 — MMSPVNYDFQDIRPVTLHLPEETVTSLYCVTAKGLEAQVASLVEAFLVEVYRCRVCQFTSGLKGSIQTHVLERHDLGASSCPGLPCLEKDNGLETGVGVDREDDDDDELDQNGSPGYNLEDDLHSVSKDADDDQMDHMGLERMSFLLPMYGMLPNISPQSCDMALSSNSDGSLHVAQTCEVSTLFEEDERHGEEDEEESVFRLDAADSVNLSCPMGSVVINEAKDDEMAQSAHLMTLGLCRISTANKGLSGRAVTQLPSTPIGQEGLESDTSLDDKMDDKMPQSQGKQSPPPHGSKQRRSLFCVLCRATLTSRHLLEVHLKCHNGDRGFKCLQCGWTSAGWGEMERHWRAHGKRMRRGKKEKERGSRPHGCQVCLRKFRSVKSRDAHERRHHSQRRSPQECFTCQHCDYSDKSWDKLHKHILSEHKAFGDRLTNPDGLSTHVVCALRKFTHESNYPQDLQGVEPEKWNTWRPKQRGRKDGEEGREERREEQGQKAEESVRKKGRKEFCCALCNRKFSTKLTMRRHMGIHQGDKPFECPHCHYSTRLKASLVQHLRVHTGEKPFKCLQCPYASIDSSSLRRHSRTHTQERPYCCQYCPYSSIQKKSLDLHARRHHTGESFPCHLCPYATPDRQLLLRHVRKHHSSEPSHVLGPRTPKRLKSSVSAGRVQ; from the exons ATGATGAGTCCAGTCAATTATGATTTCCAGGACATCAGGCCAGTCACACTACACCTTCCAGAAGAGACGGTCACCTCCTTGTACTGTGTCACTGCTAAGGGGCTGGAGGCCCAAGTGGCTTCCTTAGTCGAAGCCTTCCTGGTTGAAGTCTACCGCTGCAGAGTGTGCCAGTTCACCAGTGGCCTAAAAGGCAGTATCCAAACACACGTACTGGAGAGGCACGATTTAGGAGCCTCCTCCTGCCCTGGTCTTCCCTGTCTTGAGAAGGACAATGGCCTTGAGACAGGGGTGGGAGTTGACagagaagatgatgatgatgatgaactgGACCAAAATGGCTCCCCAGGCTACAACCTGGAGGATGACCTCCATTCTGTCTCAAAGGATGCTGATGATGACCAGATGGATCATATGGGCTTGGAGCGCATGTCCTTCCTGCTGCCCATGTACGGCATGCTGCCCAATATCAgtccccagtcatgtgacatgGCCCTGAGTTCCAACTCGGACGGGAGCCTCCACGTTGCACAGACCTGTGAG GTGAGCACTTTGTTTGAGGAGGACGAGAGACATGGTGAGGAGGACGAAGAGGAGAGCGTGTTCCGATTGGATGCTGCCGACTCCGTCAACCTGTCGTGTCCAATGGGCTCGGTGGTGATAAACGAGGCCAAGGATGATGAAAtggcccagtcagctcacctcatGACCCTGGGCCTCTGTCGCATCTCCACAGCCAACAAGGGCCTCTCAGGCCGAGCGGTTACCCAGCTTCCCTCAACTCCCATCGGGCAAGAGGGTTTGGAGTCAGACACCTCCCTGGATGACAAGATGGATGACAAAATGCCCCAGTCCCAGGGAAAGCAGTCCCCTCCTCCTCATGGCTCCAAGCAGCGGAGGTCACTGTTTTGTGTCCTCTGCCGCGCCACCCTGACCTCTAGACACTTGCTTGAGGTCCACCTTAAATGCCACAACGGGGACAGGGGCTTCAAGTGCCTTCAGTGCGGCTGGACGTCGGCCGGGTGGGGGGAGATGGAGCGCCACTGGAGGGCCCACGGGAAGAGGATGCGGCGAgggaaaaaagagaaagagagggggtcaAGGCCCCATGGCTGCCAGGTTTGTCTCCGGAAGTTCCGGAGTGTTAAGTCCCGGGATGCACATGAGCGGCGGCACCACAGTCAACGGCGGAGTCCTCAAGAATGCTTCACGTGCCAGCACTGTGACTACAGTG aTAAGTCGTGGGACAAACTGCACAAACACATTCTCTCAGAGCACAAAGCCTTTGGGGACAGACTGACAAACCCGGATGGACTGAGCACCCATGTTGT GTGTGCTTTGAGGAAGTTCACCCACGAAAGTAATTACCCACAAGATCTGCAAGGAGTGGAGCCAGAAAAGTGGAATACGTGGAGGCCGAAGCAGAGGGGAAGAAAGGACGGcgaggagggcagagaggagcGCAGAGAGGAGCAAGGGCAGAAAGCCGAGGAATCGGTGAGGAAGAAAGGGAGGAAAGAGTTCTGCTGTGCCCTCTGCAACAG GAAGTTCTCCACCAAGCTGACCATGCGTCGCCACATGGGCATCCACCAGGGGGACAAGCCCTTTGAGTGTCCCCATTGCCACTACAGCACCCGGCTCAAGGCCTCACTGGTACAGCACCTCCGTGTTCATACAG GTGAGAAGCCCTTCAAATGCCTTCAGTGTCCCTACGCCTCCATCGACAGCAGCTCCCTGCGCCGACACtcccgcacgcacacacaggagAGGCCCTACTGCTGCCAGTACTGTCCCTACAGCag CATCCAGAAAAAGAGCTTAGATCTCCACGCACGACGCCACCACACAGGCGAGTCTTTCCCCTGCCACCTCTGTCCGTACGCTACACCGGATCGCCAGCTGCTGCTGCGCCATGTGCGCAAGCACCACTCTTCTGAACCATCCCACGTATTGGGACCAAGGACACCCAAACGTCTCAAATCCTCTGTCTCTGCAGGAAGGGTCCAGTAA